One Coffea eugenioides isolate CCC68of chromosome 2, Ceug_1.0, whole genome shotgun sequence genomic window, TCGGAGTATTTCTTCAAAGACAACATTTCTAGTCCTGCAATCAGTTTTTATGCCATCAAAAGTTCCAGGCAGGATAAGGACTTTAAGTGCTGCAGAAGTTTTTACTCTGGATAAAGCAACATATAATTGGCCGTGAGAAAAAACTGGCTCGCGAAGGTAGATTCCAACGTAATCCAGTGTTTGGCCTTGGGATTTGTTAATTGTCAGAGCAAAACAGACACGGACAGGAAATTGTGTCCTTATAAATGGCAAGCCATTCTTGTCATTATCAGAAACTTGTAAAGGAATTTTAGGCAGAAAAATTCTTTTGCCTCGATGTTGGCCAAAAGCTATCTCTGCGCAGATAGTATTCTGCTTTAGCTCCCTGCAAATGAGTCGCGTTCCATTGCATAATCCTTCTGTAGGGTTCAAATTTCTTATAAGCATGATTGGACAATTTTCTTTGAGTAGCAACTTGTGAGGAGGAAGGCCTTTTGGATTTTGAGAATTCAAGAAATCTTGATAGTCTCCTTGATGCCGGGGATCAACGGTTCTATCAGAACTGACGTACACATGAAGGTTTCCAGGAAATCTTTTGATCATCATGTCATTTATTTCATCAACGGAGCTATTTTTTGGAGCAAGGACACATCTATTGATCATACTATAAGGATTTTTTGAATAGGTcattaaatctggaaaaacagATTCGACCAACCTGTTTGTAAGAAATATAAGTGAGAATGCATGAACATTCAACtagaaaaaaatgaataaaagcaATACGTTGGAGGGAAAATTCTTTAACCTGTTCAAAGATTGTTCTTTTTCAATATAAGGAATGACCATGGCAGAAGGTAAAGTTATTTCGCCATGTCTATCAACAGTTTCTCTTCCTTCTCCTATTCTTAATAAGAAGTCTGAGAATGCTGGATCTAAAATGGCTCGCATATTGTGCACCAACTGCAGCTTTTCCAGCTGAGACCATAGAGGAGAGTTAGGGAGACTAGATTGTATGAGAACTTGCTTTGTAGCTTGTTTGATAACTGGCAAAGTTTGGCGAAAATCGCCACCGAAAACAACTACTTTTCCTCCAAATGGACGGTCACAGTCCATTATATCCCTAAGCAAACCATCAAAGGCTTCAATAGTTTCTTGCTTGGCCATTGAAGCCTCATCCCACAAGACTAACTTTGATTCAAAAAGTAATTTTGCAACACTGCCCTGTTTACTAATCTGGCAGGTTTTATTTCTAGAAAAATCTAATGGTATTTTGAATCTTGAATGAGCTGTTCTTCCTCCTGGAAGAATAGAGGCTGCGACACCCGACGTTGCAACTGCAATAGCAATGTAGCCTTGGGATCTTAAAGTAGCTAGAAGAGACCTATATAAGAAGGTCTTACCGGTTCCCCCAGGGCCATCAATAAAAAAACTCTGGCCAACAGGACAGAAAACTGACTGCAGAATTAAATCATAGGCATGCCGCTGTTCAGCATTTAATTTGAAAGGCATCATTAGATCTTCTGCTGGAACTTCAATATTTTTTTCACATTCAATTTCCTTTGTTAGCTGTTCATAGTGAACATCTACTGAAGTGTCTGCAGCTAGATGGTAGTCAGCAAAACTCTTACCCATTTGTTCgacaatttttttaatttcttgcagGACCTTATTGCTTATTTCTTCAGGTGTATTAAAACAGAGATGTTGAGATCGGTGGTAATCCGCAGAAAGATCAAGCTGGAATTTGTTCCAAAGAAATGCAGGATCTGCTGGAGAACAATGAACAAGAATAGTAGCAAATAGCAGCCTCAAAGAGGATGGCATTTGAAAAAGAACTGCTTCTTCAAGAGTTTCTTGTATATATGTGTCAGACTGTAAAAGACCAAGGCCCAAAGCAGCATCTCTAAAGCAATTCATTTTTTTGCCATCAACATTCAAGAGGTCATCAAATGACGTAGGAGCTCGAACATGAGTTAGCAGGAGTCTAAGGTAATATCTCTCTCCTTCATGAGGGCTGACGGTGACCAGCCTTCCAATGGCTCTCTTACGCTTTCTCTCAGTCcaagttttaaatttaaaagACCAAACAAAATACTCTGGAAATTCTCTATAAAAGCACTTCAAGGTTTTAGCCGTTCCATTTGCTTTGTTCATTTTGAAGAACTCAGTCAACATGGTTTTTGAAAAGTCAATTTTCCTCATCAGCTGTAAAAGGTCTGAGTTCTTGTTGAAAGTAATCAGTTGCTGGTCAGGTAAGTGAACTTGTAGAGTATAGACAGCTGGAGTCATCTCGTTTAGCCTAAACTCAAAGATGCGCCAAAATGCTTCAGGGGGTGAAATCCATCTTCCTTGCTGGAATTCTCTAATCTCATCGACATCAGCACGGGAATCATCAGATATAATTTTGAAGCTGATAAGATCATGTCCTTTGAAGATATACTTGTATAAGTATTTGACCAGCTTCAAAGTGGAACAGATTTCCACATTCATGTGACAATCAAGCAAGGCTAAAAGATATGGATTATAAGGAATGATCCATCTATTGTCAAGTTCAAACCTGCGGACAGTTATTTTGCTACCATCATCTCTTCTCCTATAGTATGGATAGCTGTCTTCAGCATGAGTTGTATGTTCACAGAAATTTTTCGGATAATGATTTTTACAGCTACCGCCTTTCATACAAGGGCTATTCTTGGCCATGTCTCCGCAAGGTCCATGAACCATGTGCTTAAGAACAAGAGAATACAAATGAGGAAACTGCTTAGGATCAGGGAGCTCAGCGGAAACTATTCTATCATATGACTCAGGATTAAGCAATTTGAATTGTGGTTTCAAGATTAATAATAAGTGTGCATGAGGAAAGCCCCGTTTTTGGAATTCAATAACATAAACGCATGCAGCAACTTCTCCAAAAATTTTTCTGTCCAAAAGTTCTGCCTTGAGCACTTCAAATTTTGCTCTAAATACTCTAGACAACAGGTCTGGCCTATCCTGAGCTCTCTCTTTAAATTGCAGAcaatcttgaatttctttccACATTGGATTACATGTCATGGTCAAGAAAATATCTGGCTTTCCATATTTTTGTACCAATGCCATTGCATCAAGATATCTGCGCCTCATATCTCTTGGACCACCGATAAAAGATGCTGGCAATATAACCTTTCGACCAACTTTTGAACCTATCTAGCACTCCTTCAAGGATTTCTGTCCGAATTTCATTTTGCCTCTTACGCTGGAAATCCAGGCGCGATGTTTCAATTTTGACATAGGAATCAACCGAAAACTGCTGCAACAATCTAAGGCTATGCAATAGCATGGATTCATCATTCTTCCTGATTTGGAACCTATAGCAGTAATATTCTCTAGCTGATACAGTATGCTCATCCTTTTTTGCATGGTCAGCAGCTATAGGGAATGAAAAAAGAAGTCAACATGTAAATAAAAGTTTATTTGATAACGGTTACGTCGGAGAATTATAAAACATAGGAGATATACTTGCCTCTCTTTTCTAAATCGATAAGGTAAGATGGTTCCTGCACAGAAGAGGGATCAATGATAACCTCTTCATCACAGGAATGTTCAGTTCGCTTTCTTTTATAGGCTCGCTTAATTCCGTGGTGCCAACCAGATTCACCACGGGGAAACAAGAGAGGATACTGCAAAGGATCATAACAAGCATAATAATGCTGGACCTTGTGAGCAGTATTTGAGTGGCTATATACGAGAATATGTGCTTGCCTATTTACTGATTCATCATCATTTTCAGTCCATATAGCAGCAACTTGAGAAGTAGAAGGAAGATTATAAATACGCTGGTCAAGGCCAGGAAAGCAATTAAGCACAATATTATGCTTTTCAAGATCAGGAATATCCCTTAGATCCTTAAAGAATCTAGCATAAGGATTATTAGAAAGTATgtccatcaaaagctttaaagTGCTCTCACGAAGCTTGTCAGAAGCAGCAACTCGGTTGATTAATTGCTCATCAGTAACAAAAAAGTAGAGATGGATTCCACAAGTTCTATTATCAGGCTGTGATAAGCTGTTTAGAAAATGATAAACTTGTCCGTGGACACGAAAGGTATATACCCCTCTTGTATTTCTTGTCAATTCTGGATCATACTTTGCAGCAAATGAAGTGAAAGACAAGTTGTTGTTGTAAGTACGAGCTAATTTTCTGAAATGGTCAGATTCTTCATCATTTCCTATAAATAGACGCTTTAGAGCGTAAGGCATAGGAGGAGCAACAATAGAAATTTCTCCTTGAGAGCAGCAGAAGCTAGGGGGCTCCAAATGGAATCTTTTAGCTCCACAATATTGACAATCAGGAGCATCAGGCAATAATAAAGATTCTTTAGGAATTTCATCAATCCTAGAGTTTTTTGAGCGACGTTGTCTAGGAAGCGTCCCTGCAGTTTAGGTTATGTAACGGGAATGATACTCAAAAGGAAGTCCAAAAGAAATCTAATATGAAAGGAATATGGATGGAAAAGTCACGAATATGACAAACAATGAAAGAGCAACCTGTTTGCCTCTTTGCTGGCAATATAACGGTTGAACAATTTGTTGCATTGGCTGTAAAACCAACAGGAGGAGCAAAGGATGTGCTGGCCTCATTTGTGTTGCCTGGCAAATCATTGTATTATTTTAAACCGAACAACCGTTTGttgcaaaagaaaaaggggtttgACAAGCTGGAcgtggaaagaaacaaaaaggattAGCAAAATGAATGAATAATACCTGTAGGCTGAGAAGGGCTAAAAGACACAGGAGTGACTGTGATTGAGGAAGACACTCCATGCTCACCTAAGTCGTCTAAGCATGAAGGAGCAGAAGAACGAAGGGATCCAAGATTTGACTCATCAATAGATCCTAAGACGGCATATGTACTTTCAGTATGCAAATGACAGGTTTGTTCATTTTCATTTTGACTATGCAAAGGCAGGagcttgttctttttctttttccgagAACAATTGGCTGTGGAACGTTTTCTAGAAGGACGAGAAGGCTGAACAGTAGCCGAAACATGGGGGGAGAGACAGGCCTGCTCTTTTAGCGTTGCAGTACCACTATCTACCGCAGCTTCTCTACGGTGAACCGAACGACTCATCAGAGGTGCTGCAAACCGTACAAATATATGGACTCACTTGTATGAGAATAGTACGGAGGGAAGCGAAGACAATAAAAGATGTCAACATGGGGAAGACAACTAAATAACTATAAAGGTCCTGGGGGAAGAGAGCTAGAATTTTGCGATGGTATATACCTTCAGAAACTAAACTACATTGAACTAAATGTGGGACAACAGCAGAGGAAGAAGTTCCACTAGATAGGCAGAGTGGAGCAGGGATAGTGGTAGACATATAGTCCAACGATTGCTGAAGCACAGCAGGACAACCATCAGCAACTTCATGATGGCAGCCTGGTAGCTGGTCGTTATGAGCAGGAGCAGGAGCAGATCCAGAGAAACAAACACCAGTTTCAACATGTCCGAACGGTACACTACGAACATAAGATCGAGAGGATTTGTCTTTTTTCTTAACAAGCCTGGCTTCACGTCTCCGTGACAAAAGTGCAGCCTTGGCATCTGGAGACATTTCGGCATAGCGCTTTCGGCGCAGAGCATTTTTATCCATTTCACTAAGATAACTAAGGAAGAACATTCCAGATACGATGACTTTGTAAGAACCGACAATAAGCATAAAAGAACATAGCAGGAACCAAGGGAAAGAACAGGAGCACATGCGAATTGGTGTAAGAAATTAAACAATCAAAGGACGAAGACATGCATGCGCACGATGTACAGTACAAAAATGCAGGGAGCGAAAAGGATAAAGAAAGATTAAACAATGCACCAAGCAAAAACACTAAAGAAAGCATGAAGATTCTCAAGAAGCCATGCATGCTGGGGAAAATACGTAAAGTACGGAATGACCAGGAAGGAGGCAAGAAATAGTCAGCAACTAATGCAGGCAGAAGGAGGGAAAAGGCAagcaaaacaaagaaacaaGCATCTGACCTGCAACCAAGTTCCTGCCATAACACATAACAGAAGATCAGCTCCATAGCAGCGCCCTCGGAAGAACGAGAATGGCAGAAAATCCCAAGCACAACGACATCAAATAAAGCTGTAAAAGAGGAAATGGCAAGCACAGAANNNNNNNNNNNNNNNNNNNNNNNNNNNNNNNNNNNNNNNNNNNNNNNNNNNNNNNNNNNNNNNNNNNNNNNNNNNNNNNNNNNNNNNNNNNNNNNNNNNNNNNNNNNNNNNNNNNNNNNNNNNNNNNNNNNNNNNNNNNNNNNNNNNNNNNNNNNNNNNNNNNNNNNNNNNNNNNNNNNNNNNNNNNNNNNNNNNNNNNNNNNNNNNNNNNNNNNNNNNNNNNNNNNNNNNNNNNNNNNNNNNNNNNNNNNNNNNNNNNNNNNNNNNNNNNNNNNNNNNNNNNNNNNNNNNNNNNNNNNNNNNNNNNNNNNNNNNNNNNNNNNNNNNNNNNNNNNNNNNNNNNNNNNNNNNNNNNNNNNNNNNNNNNNNNNNNNNNNNNNNNNNNNNNNNNNNNNNNNNNNNNNNNNNNNNNNNNNNNNNNNNNNNNNNNNNNNNNNNNNNNNNNNNNNNNNNNNNNNNNNNNNNNNNNNNNNNNNNNNNNNNNNNNNNNNNNNNNNNNNNNNNNNNNNNNNNNNNNNNNNNNNNNNNNNNNNNNNNNNNNNNNNNNNNNNNNNNNNNNNNNNNNNNNNNNNNNNNNNNNNNNNNNNNNNNNNNNNNNNNNNNNNNNNNNNNNNNNNNNNNNNNNNNNNNNNNNNNNNNNNNNNNNNNNNNNNNNNNNNNNNNNNNNNNNNNNNNNNNNNNNNNNNNNNNNNNNNNNNNNNNNNNNNNNNNNNNNNNNNNNNNNNNNNNNNNNNNNNNNNNNNNNNNNNNNNNNNNNNNNNNNNNNNNNNNNNNNNNNNNNNNNNNNNNNNNNNNNNNNNNNNNNNNNNNNNNNNNNNNNNNNNNNNNNNNNNNNNNNNNNNNNNNNNNNNNNNNNNNNNNNNNNNNNNNNNNNNNNNNNNNNNNNNNNNNNNNNNNNNNNNNNNNNNNNNNNNNNNNNNNNNNNNNNNNNNNNNNNNNNNNNNNNNNNNNNNNNNNNNNNNNNNNNNNNNNNNNNNNNNNNNNNNNNNNNNNNNNNNNNNNNNNNNNNNNNNNNNNNNNNNNNNNNNNNNNNNNNNNNNNNNNNNNNNNNNNNNNNNNNNNNNNNNNNNNNNNNNNNNNNNNNNNNNNNNNNNNNNNNNNNNNNNNNNNNNNNNNNNNNNNNNNNNNNNNNNNNNNNNNNNNNNNNNNNNNNNNNNNNNNNNNNNNNNNNNNNNNNNNNNNNNNNNNNNNNNNNNNNNNNNNNNNNNNNNNNNNNNNNNNNNNNNNNNNNNNNNNNNNNNNNNNNNNNNNNNNNNNNNNNNNNNNNNNNNNNNNNNNNNNNNNNNNNNNNNNNNNNNNNNNNNNNNNNNNNNNNNNNNNNNNNNNNNNNNNNNNNNNNNNNNNNNNNNNNNNNNNNNNNNNNNNNNNNNNNNNNNNNNNNNNNNNNNNNNNNNNNNNNNNNNNNNNNNNNNNNNNNNNNNNNNNNNNNNNNNNNNNNNNNNNNNNNNNNNNNNNNNNNNNNNNNNNNNNNNNNNNNNNNNNNNNNNNNNNNNNNNNNNNNNNNNNNNNNNNNNNNNNNNNNNNNNNNNNNNNNNNNNNNNNNNNNNNNNNNNNNNNNNNNNNNNNNNNNNNNNNNNNNNNNNNNNNNNNNNNNNNNNNNNNNNNNNNNNNNNNNNNNNNNNNNNNNNNNNNNNNNNNNNNNNNNNNNNNNNNNNNNNNNNNNNNNNNNNNNNNNNNNNNNNNNNNNNNNNNNNNNNNNNNNNNNNNNNNNNNNNNNNNNNNNNNNNNNNNNNNNNNNNNNNNNNNNNNNNNNNNNNNNNNNNNNNNNNNNNNNNNNNNNNNNNNNNNNNNNNNNNNNNNNNNNNNNNNNNNNNNNNNNNNNNNNNNNNNNNNNNNNNNNNNNNNNNNNNNNNNNNNNNNNNNNNNNNNNNNNNNNNNNNNNNNNNNNNNNNNNNNNNNNNNNNNNNNNNNNNNNNNNNNNNNNNNNNNNNNNNNNNNNNNNNNNNNNNNNNNNNNNNNNNNNNNNNNNNNNNNNNNNNNNNNNNNNNNNNNNNNNNNNNNNNNNNNNNNNNNNNNNNNNNNNNNNNNNNNNNNNNNNNNNNNNNNNNNNNNNNNNNNNNNNNNNNNNNNNNNNNNNNNNNNNNNNNNNNNNNNNNNNNNNNNNNNNNNNNNNNNNNNNNNNNNNNNNNNNNNNNNNNNNNNNNNNNNNNNNNNNNNNNNNNNNNNNNNNNNNNNNNNNNNNNNNNNNNNNNNNNNNNNNNNNNNNNNNNNNNNNNNNNNNNNNNNNNNNNNNNNNNNNNNNNNNNNNNNNNNNNNNNNNNNNNNNNNNNNNNNNNNNNNNNNNNNNNNNNNNNNNNNNNNNNNNNNNNNNNNNNNNNNNNNNNNNNNNNNNNNNNNNNNNNNNNNNNNNNNNNNNNNNNNNNNNNNNNNNNNNNNNNNNNNNNNNNNNNNNNNNNNNNNNNNNNNNNNNNNNNNNNNNNNNNNNNNNNNNNNNNNNNNNNNNNNNNNNNNNNNNNNNNNNNNNNNNNNNNNNNNNNNNNNNNNNNNNNNNNNNNNNNNNNNNNNNNNNNNNNNNNNNNNNNNNNNNNNNNNNNNNNNNNNNNNNNNNNNNNNNNNNNNNNNNNNNNNNNNNNNNNNNNNNNNNNNNNNNNNNNNNNNNNNNNNNNNNNNNNNNNNNNNNNNNNNNNNNNNNNNNNNNNNNNNNNNNNNNNNNNNNNNNNNNNNNNNNNNNNNNNNNNNNNNNNNNNNNNNNNNNNNNNNNNNNNNNNNNNNNNNNNNNNNNNNNNNNNNNNNNNNNNNNNNNNNNNNNNNNNNNNNNNNNNNNNNNNNNNNNNNNNNNNNNNNNNNNNNNNNNNNNNNNNNNNNNNNNNNNNNNNNNNNNNNNNNNNNNNNNNNNNNNNNNNNNNNNNNNNNNNNNNNNNNNNNNNNNNNNNNNNNNNNNNNNNNNNNNNNNNNNNNNNNNNNNNNNNNNNNNNNNNNNNNNNNNNNNNNNNNNNNNNNNNNNNNNNNNNNNNNNNNNNNNNNNNNNNNNNNNNNNNNNNNNNNNNNNNNNNNNNNNNNNNNNNNNNNNNNNNNNNNNNNNNNNNNNNNNNNNNNNNNNNNNNNNNNNNNNNNNNNNNNNNNNNNNNNNNNNNNNNNNNNNNNNNNNNNNNNNNNNNNNNNNNNNNNNNNNNNNNNNNNNNNNNNNNNNNNNNNNNNNNNNNNNNNNNNNNNNNNNNNNNNNNNNNNNNNNNNNNNNNNNNNNNNNNNNNNNNNNNNNNNNNNNNNNNNNNNNNNNNNNNNNNNNNNNNNNNNNNNNNNNNNNNNNNNNNNNNNNNNNNNNNNNNNNNNNNNNNNNNNNNNNNNNNNNNNNNNNNNNNNNNNNNNNNNNNNNNNNNNNNNNNNNNNNNNNNNNNNNNNNNNNNNNNNNNNNNNNNNNNNNNNNNNNNNNNNNNNNNNNNNNNNNNNNNNNNNNNNNNNNNNNNNNNNNNNNNNNNNNNNNNNNNNNNNNNNNNNNNNNNNNNNNNNNNNNNNNNNNNNNNNNNNNNNNNNNNNNNNNNNNNNNNNNNNNNNNNNNNNNNNNNNNNNNNNNNNNNNNNNNNNNNNNNNNNNNNNNNNNNNNNNNNNNNNNNNNNNNNNNNNNNNNNNNNNNNNNNNNNNNNNNNNNNNNNNNNNNNNNNNNNNNNNNNNNNNNNNNNNNNNNNNNNNNNNNNNNNNNNNNNNNNNNNNNNNNNNNNNNNNNNNNNNNNNNNNNNNNNNNNNNNNNNNNNNNNNNNNNNNNNNNNNNNNNNNNNNNNNNNNNNNNNNNNNNNNNNNNNNNNNNNNNNNNNNNNNNNNNNNNNNNNNNNNNNNNNNNNNNNNNNNNNNNNNNNNNNNNNNNNNNNNNNNNNNNNNNNNNNNNNNNNNNNNNNNNNNNNNNNNNNNNNNNNNNNNNNNNNNNNNNNNNNNNNNNNNNNNNNNNNNNNNNNNNNNNNNNNNNNNNNNNNNNNNNNNNNNNNNNNNNNNNNNNNNNNNNNNNNNNNNNNNNNNNNNNNNNNNNNNNNNNNNNNNNNNNNNNNNNNNNNNNNNNNNNNNNNNNNNNNNNNNNNNNNNNNNNNNNNNNNNNNNNNNNNNNNNNNNNNNNNNNNNNNNNNNNNNNNNNNNNNNNNNNNNNNNNNNNNNNNNNNNNNNNNNNNNNNNNNNNNNNNNNNNNNNNNNNNNNNNNNNNNNNNNNNNNNNNNNNNNNNNNNNNNNNNNNNNNNNNNNNNNNNNNNNNNNNNNNNNNNNNNNNNNNNNNNNNNNNNNNNNNNNNNNNNNNNNNNNNNNNNNNNNNNNNNNNNNNNNNNNNNNNNNNNNNNNNNNNNNNNNNNNNNNNNNNNNNNNNNNNNNNNNNNNNNNNNNNNNNNNNNNNNNNNNNNNNNNNNNNNNNNNNNNNNNNNNNNNNNNNNNNNNNNNNNNNNNNNNNNNNNNNNNNNNNNNNNNNNNNNNNNNNNNNNNNNNNNNNNNNNNNNNNNNNNNNNNNNNNNNNNNNNNNNNNNNNNNNNNNNNNNNNNNNNNNNNNNNNNNNNNNNNNNNNNNNNNNNNNNNNNNNNNNNNNNNNNNATtgataaatgaccaaaatacccttcacTGTCAAAACTCTATTTCAACTTTCGACAATAAAATTGCACTTCTGTATTTAAACTTTTTGCCTAGTAAAATGACTAAACTAGACTTGGATCTCTTCATACCaattgtagatctatctcttacttcaaaatggtatatgaatcacctcaatccaatacttgtaacttaagatatagtcaaaataccacaaggtatcaaagttggaaaacttcctttaattgcatttcatctcttgcacttcatattcttttttatcacttcaaaaccatcatcaatcatccaattatcttccgAATTCATGCcgtttgatgattgaatccttaaacctacaaaaacatgaagttttcaccattaaaattcatagaaatgtaatttttacactttaaatcataaaatgcatattttcactagaaacttagttaattagctaaaaacatgaaacacaccaaaactaaataataaaaaatatttaaaacacATAAAATATACACTTATCAACAATAATTCTCTCTTATAAAATTGTATAGGACTTTAAAATGTGCAAAAGACTTCAAAATGTAAAAATCTAGTATATAAACTAGGCTAGTAATTTGTACAGAACTGGATTGTCAAAGGAATGTTTATTTTGCTTGTAATTCTTATTATTTAACATCTAAAAAAGTTCAATGTTACATAAAACAAAAcattagaaagaaaaaaaatagcatTGTGTAATATATATTGTTTCAATGTTCCATTAGAACTGGTTAGAGAAATTGCAAAAGGTTTTAACACTTTCGAGAGGCAATTGTTGGATTTAAAGGAATATTATCAAATTTTAGGGGGGACAAGAGAGGatcaatattaaaaaaaatctaatgtGTGGACTGATTGAATAAATGTCAACTTAATCCTTCAAGGAAACTTCTCTAAAACTTCCAAGATTTATACTATCTTCTAtctaattgatcaagaaataaTTATATCAagagaattttttgaaaatcaaCATAGAGAAGCAATGGAAGATCGATGCTTAACATACCACGGAAATTTTTCATTTGTCTCCATTTGGAGAACAAGAAGAATAGACCTTAGATGTGATAGGGTTTAGAACAAGAAGAATCTACTAGCACTTGCTAGGATCTTAACTTCATTCTTGAGTCATTTGTTGTATATAAATCTACTGCGGTACCAAATCAAAAGTTAAAAACTCATGCATTTACATCGAGAAATGGTTATTTGGCAATGGAATGTTAGATGTAACtctgaaagagagagagaaaaagtgtgtgcgtgtgtgtgtgtttcaCTACCAATGAGCTGGAGTTTGGGATATGCATTGTGCATATAAGACAGATATGCATCACCTCTTGCACTTATTATTTTTGCATTAGCTATCAAATccaagtttttaaaatattttttaaaaaaatttgtattctcttatttaaattttattctgTTGAAGTTTGATATTATTGGTTGCATACTAATCTTATCTTTGAACATTTGGCATGATTCTTGTTTCCATGAAAATGTGCTGTAAATTTACTGGATTTTTGTTgttctaaaaaataataataaaagtctAACGTGCATATGCCTAGGCCCCG contains:
- the LOC113759375 gene encoding uncharacterized protein LOC113759375 — translated: MALVQKYGKPDIFLTMTCNPMWKEIQDCLQFKERAQDRPDLLSRVFRAKFEVLKAELLDRKIFGEVAACVYVIEFQKRGFPHAHLLLILKPQFKLLNPESYDRIVSAELPDPKQFPHLYSLVLKHMVHGPCGDMAKNSPCMKGGSCKNHYPKNFCEHTTHAEDSYPYYRRRDDGSKITVRRFELDNRWIIPYNPYLLALLDCHMNVEICSTLKLVKYLYKYIFKGHDLISFKIISDDSRADVDEIREFQQGRWISPPEAFWRIFEFRLNEMTPAVYTLQVHLPDQQLITFNKNSDLLQLMRKIDFSKTMLTEFFKMNKANGTAKTLKCFYREFPEYFVWSFKFKTWTERKRKRAIGRLVTVSPHEGERYYLRLLLTHVRAPTSFDDLLNVDGKKMNCFRDAALGLGLLQSDTYIQETLEEAVLFQMPSSLRLLFATILVHCSPADPAFLWNKFQLDLSADYHRSQHLCFNTPEEISNKVLQEIKKIVEQMGKSFADYHLAADTSVDVHYEQLTKEIECEKNIEVPAEDLMMPFKLNAEQRHAYDLILQSVFCPVGQSFFIDGPGGTGKTFLYRSLLATLRSQGYIAIAVATSGVAASILPGGRTAHSRFKIPLDFSRNKTCQISKQGSVAKLLFESKLVLWDEASMAKQETIEAFDGLLRDIMDCDRPFGGKVVVFGGDFRQTLPVIKQATKQVLIQSSLPNSPLWSQLEKLQLVHNMRAILDPAFSDFLLRIGEGRETVDRHGEITLPSAMVIPYIEKEQSLNRLVESVFPDLMTYSKNPYSMINRCVLAPKNSSVDEINDMMIKRFPGNLHVYVSSDRTVDPRHQGDYQDFLNSQNPKGLPPHKLLLKENCPIMLIRNLNPTEGLCNGTRLICRELKQNTICAEIAFGQHRGKRIFLPKIPLQVSDNDKNGLPFIRTQFPVRVCFALTINKSQGQTLDYVGIYLREPVFSHGQLYVALSRVKTSAALKVLILPGTFDGIKTDCRTRNVVFEEILRLTKN